The following nucleotide sequence is from Thiohalomonas denitrificans.
TCATCCCCCGCAGCTGCTGCATGCTGAAATCGAGTTCCGGCACGTTTGTAACGCCTCTACAGTTCAGCAAAAGTGTAGTGTATTAGAGGAGACTACGAAAATGGTCAAGGTTTTATTCGTTTGTATGGGCAATATTTGCCGTTCTCCCGTAGCCCATGGCCTGTTTCAGCACCTGCTCGAGCAGGAGGGATTGGCGGAACAGGTCCATGTCGATTCGGCCGGGACGCATGCCTATCACATTGGAGAGCAACCGGATCCGCGTTCACAGGATACTGCCCGACGACGGGGTATCGATATCAGCACCCAGCGTGCGCGCAAGGTCTGCGCCGAGGACTTCGACGAATTTGATTACGTGCTGGCGATGGATCGGGGCAACTACCAGATGTTAGCCGATATTTGTCCCGCTGGATCCGAGGAAAAGCTGTCGATGTTCCTCTCTTTCGACACGGACCTGCAGGAAATCGAGGTGCCGGATCCCT
It contains:
- a CDS encoding low molecular weight protein-tyrosine-phosphatase, which produces MVKVLFVCMGNICRSPVAHGLFQHLLEQEGLAEQVHVDSAGTHAYHIGEQPDPRSQDTARRRGIDISTQRARKVCAEDFDEFDYVLAMDRGNYQMLADICPAGSEEKLSMFLSFDTDLQEIEVPDPYYGGPGGFERVFDLVEAAARGLLADIRKRHGVGG